One window of Methanocaldococcus sp. genomic DNA carries:
- a CDS encoding restriction endonuclease: MNNTLTFYEHQSINFEDLKEKLNLSKNKIVELFKTINRKNKSIVKDNEYEENEYDSIFRIYYNEIKAKHYVGFVAVDNKVIQILPKVFKNEDYSDIEKILAFVKMMNYAYNLNIKEQELAKVKNEESKTTILEVFIYLFAYSLLKEIGRGFYREYVRVREEKKFLKGKLLIDKQIRKLPHQRHKFSIEYHVFTENNLLNQIFYYTTYISMKKTKWQINKKLLSELMLIFDGINLRKITIHDFKKVHFIRLNERFKKPFNLAKIILSTFGEVEGEDAVGFFVDMNDLFEKFICSILSKNLDFEIRYQDSFDLFKKETLKGLKNIQQKPDYVIYKNNKPLLVLDAKYKEIKKENGKIDLSSDILRQVYTYAKYYSTNDKNVNAVLIFPKYKNYNSFRRENPIIGEATFFDNEIKLYVLTYDMEKLITGDGIDEEFINCLNTLINEQNYLINLSNI, encoded by the coding sequence AAGACTTGAAAGAAAAATTAAATTTGAGTAAAAATAAGATTGTAGAACTATTTAAAACAATTAATAGAAAAAATAAATCAATTGTAAAAGATAATGAATATGAAGAGAATGAATATGACAGTATTTTTAGAATTTATTATAATGAAATAAAAGCTAAACACTATGTTGGATTTGTAGCAGTTGATAACAAAGTTATCCAAATTCTACCAAAAGTTTTTAAAAATGAGGATTACTCTGACATAGAAAAAATCCTCGCCTTTGTAAAAATGATGAACTATGCATATAACTTAAACATCAAAGAGCAGGAATTGGCAAAAGTAAAAAATGAGGAATCAAAAACAACAATATTAGAAGTTTTTATTTATCTCTTTGCTTATTCATTGTTAAAAGAAATTGGGAGGGGATTTTATAGGGAGTATGTGAGAGTTAGAGAAGAGAAAAAATTCTTAAAAGGGAAGTTATTGATAGATAAGCAAATAAGAAAACTTCCTCATCAAAGGCATAAATTTTCCATAGAATATCATGTATTCACTGAAAACAATCTTCTAAATCAAATATTTTACTACACAACCTACATTTCAATGAAAAAAACAAAATGGCAAATAAATAAAAAACTCCTAAGTGAGTTAATGTTAATTTTTGATGGTATTAACTTAAGAAAAATAACTATTCATGATTTTAAGAAAGTGCATTTTATTCGACTGAATGAGAGGTTTAAAAAACCATTCAATTTAGCCAAAATAATCTTATCAACATTTGGAGAAGTTGAAGGAGAAGATGCGGTTGGATTCTTTGTAGATATGAACGATTTGTTTGAGAAGTTTATTTGTTCAATATTATCAAAGAATTTAGACTTTGAAATTAGATATCAAGATAGTTTTGATTTATTTAAAAAAGAAACATTAAAAGGATTAAAAAATATACAACAAAAACCAGATTATGTTATTTATAAAAACAATAAACCATTGTTAGTTTTAGATGCAAAATATAAGGAAATTAAAAAAGAAAATGGAAAAATAGACTTATCATCTGATATACTAAGGCAAGTTTATACTTATGCAAAATACTACTCTACAAATGATAAAAATGTCAATGCTGTCCTAATCTTCCCAAAATATAAAAACTATAATAGTTTTAGAAGAGAAAATCCAATAATTGGTGAGGCTACATTCTTTGATAATGAGATAAAACTCTATGTATTAACTTACGATATGGAAAAGTTGATTACTGGGGATGGGATTGATGAGGAGTTTATAAATTGTCTTAATACACTAATAAATGAACAAAATTATTTAATTAATTTATCCAATATTTAA